One genomic window of Paraburkholderia acidiphila includes the following:
- the scpB gene encoding SMC-Scp complex subunit ScpB, translated as MNTQEAKIVLETALICTQEPLKIGELRKLFADDISADTVRNLLEDLRHEWSGRGVELVGLASGWRFQSKPAMRTYLDRLHPEKPPRYSRAVLETLAIIAYRQPVTRGDIEEIRGVTVNTQVVKQLEDRNWIEVIGHRDVPGRPALYATTREFLDDLGLKSLEELPPLDDPSSQFGEQLLAQHAIEFPDSAAAQFVAEGQPEAVAADADAAGPEDAVAQSEAPGVETCGQHEGDAHERHDSHEAATTHEVTGASVAYAAEAPGDAVHDEASLAQHGSVPDAYAQDAAHAADAAGDEEHEDRRDAAQDDPVSTTDDEAARRGI; from the coding sequence ATGAATACCCAAGAGGCGAAAATCGTCCTCGAGACTGCATTGATCTGCACGCAGGAGCCGTTGAAAATCGGCGAACTGCGCAAACTGTTTGCCGACGACATTTCGGCCGACACGGTCCGCAACCTGCTCGAAGACCTGCGGCATGAATGGTCCGGGCGCGGCGTCGAGCTGGTGGGGCTCGCGTCGGGCTGGCGCTTTCAGAGCAAGCCGGCCATGCGGACGTACCTTGACCGGTTGCACCCCGAAAAGCCGCCGCGCTATTCGCGCGCGGTCCTCGAAACGCTCGCGATCATCGCGTACCGGCAGCCGGTCACGCGCGGCGACATCGAGGAAATTCGCGGCGTCACGGTCAATACGCAGGTCGTCAAACAGCTCGAGGACCGCAACTGGATCGAAGTGATCGGTCATCGTGACGTGCCGGGACGCCCGGCGCTCTATGCAACGACGCGGGAGTTTCTCGATGATCTCGGACTGAAGTCGCTCGAGGAATTGCCGCCGCTCGACGATCCGTCGAGCCAGTTCGGCGAGCAACTGCTTGCCCAGCATGCGATCGAGTTTCCCGATAGCGCGGCGGCGCAGTTCGTCGCGGAAGGGCAGCCCGAGGCGGTCGCCGCTGACGCCGACGCCGCAGGCCCGGAAGATGCGGTAGCGCAGAGTGAAGCGCCGGGAGTCGAAACATGCGGGCAGCACGAGGGCGATGCGCACGAAAGGCACGACTCGCACGAAGCGGCAACTACGCACGAGGTGACAGGCGCAAGCGTTGCATACGCAGCCGAAGCCCCGGGCGACGCGGTACATGACGAAGCAAGCCTCGCGCAGCACGGGTCAGTCCCGGATGCTTACGCGCAGGATGCCGCGCACGCAGCAGATGCGGCGGGCGACGAAGAACACGAAGACCGCCGCGACGCGGCGCAGGACGACCCCGTCTCGACGACGGACGACGAAGCCGCACGACGCGGCATCTGA
- a CDS encoding LysR family transcriptional regulator, protein MNVTLRQLRVFIEVARLQSFSRAGDEIGLTQSAVSRCVRELEAEIGVKLVDRTTREVQLTDVGANLIASIPRLLNDLDDALREIREIGEQRRGRVVVAASPTVACRLMPPVVAACGRQFPYITLGLRDDVQSDVVRKIRSGEVDFGVIIGPFAAEDLETECLTTDSFCVVVRGDHALALSQEVSWKELDGERLVMLDYASGSRPLIDAVMSEQGVRARVVQELGHPATVFGLVEAGVGISVLPWLALPVPAGAPLLARPLVPRAQRTVELVRRRDRSLSPAAEAVWSLIRQLAGQPEAKH, encoded by the coding sequence ATGAATGTGACGCTGCGGCAGTTGCGGGTCTTCATTGAGGTTGCCCGGCTGCAGAGTTTTAGCCGGGCCGGGGACGAAATCGGGCTCACGCAGTCGGCGGTGAGCCGATGTGTGCGCGAGCTGGAAGCCGAAATCGGCGTGAAGCTCGTCGATCGGACCACGCGCGAGGTTCAGCTCACGGATGTCGGCGCGAACCTGATCGCGAGCATTCCGCGCCTTCTCAACGATCTGGACGACGCCTTGCGCGAAATCCGCGAGATTGGCGAGCAGCGGCGCGGCCGCGTCGTCGTGGCGGCGAGCCCGACGGTCGCATGCCGCTTGATGCCACCGGTCGTGGCCGCGTGCGGGCGGCAGTTTCCCTACATTACGCTCGGGTTGCGTGACGACGTGCAGAGCGATGTGGTCCGCAAGATCCGCTCGGGCGAGGTGGATTTCGGAGTCATCATCGGGCCCTTTGCCGCTGAGGATCTCGAAACCGAGTGTCTGACTACGGACTCGTTCTGCGTGGTGGTGCGCGGCGACCACGCGCTCGCGCTGAGTCAGGAGGTCTCGTGGAAGGAGCTGGACGGTGAGCGCCTCGTCATGCTCGACTACGCTTCGGGCAGCCGCCCGCTGATCGACGCGGTGATGAGCGAGCAGGGCGTGCGCGCGCGCGTGGTGCAGGAGCTGGGCCATCCCGCCACGGTATTCGGCCTCGTCGAAGCAGGCGTGGGCATCAGCGTGTTGCCCTGGCTCGCGCTGCCCGTACCGGCGGGCGCGCCCTTGCTCGCACGGCCGCTCGTGCCGCGCGCGCAACGCACCGTCGAGCTAGTGCGGCGCCGCGATCGCTCGCTGTCGCCGGCCGCCGAGGCGGTCTGGTCGCTGATCCGTCAACTCGCCGGCCAGCCCGAAGCGAAGCACTGA
- the rimP gene encoding ribosome maturation factor RimP yields the protein MQLTELIETTVTGLGYELVDLERTGRGMLTIFIDQPAGIAIEDCEKVTRQLQHVLTVENIDYERLEVSSPGLDRPLKKLADFERFAGCEAVITLKKPLDGRKSYRGIVHAPEGESIGLEFEGKAGPAMLDFTLADIDKARLVPKVDFRSRKQ from the coding sequence GTGCAACTGACGGAACTGATTGAAACCACGGTCACCGGGCTCGGTTACGAGCTGGTCGACCTCGAGCGCACCGGGCGCGGCATGCTGACCATTTTCATCGATCAGCCCGCGGGGATCGCGATCGAGGACTGCGAGAAGGTCACGCGTCAGCTGCAGCACGTTCTGACGGTCGAGAACATCGACTACGAGCGGCTCGAGGTTTCGTCGCCTGGTCTCGACCGTCCGCTGAAAAAACTGGCGGACTTCGAACGCTTCGCAGGCTGCGAAGCGGTAATCACGTTGAAAAAGCCATTGGACGGACGGAAATCGTACCGGGGTATCGTGCATGCTCCCGAAGGCGAATCCATCGGTCTGGAATTCGAAGGGAAGGCGGGCCCTGCGATGCTCGATTTCACGCTCGCAGACATCGACAAAGCACGCCTTGTCCCCAAAGTTGACTTTAGGAGCCGCAAACAATGA
- the rluB gene encoding 23S rRNA pseudouridine(2605) synthase RluB: MTDIHDTDSTDASESARRASSARDDDTRASQVEGEAQGGEGEERPRRGLRRGPRSLIARRRAGAKAKAAEGAEGADASAAPAAEPQAAPERAPRKESGAKKPGRRQNSGGAGQGERQGERQGERQQGAAKRQKGQGRGEGQPAAATGESTQDDLFLYVTSPAFDADNGAGSGVRAPMLRRGRAQQPKRVLSPDDDAPKLHKVLADAGMGSRRDMEELIIAGRVSVNGEPAHIGQRILPTDQVRINGKPIKRKLQNKPPRVLIYHKPTGEIVSHADPEGRPSVFDRLPPMKTAKWLAVGRLDFNTEGLLMLTTSGDLANRFMHPRYSVEREYAVRVVGELSEGMRQKLLKGVELEDGPASFLRIRDGGGEGTNHWYHVALAEGRNREVRRMFEAAGLMVSRLIRTRHGPIALPKGLKRGRWEELEDNQVRALMAAVGLKAPSEEKGGRGGKEQERRQPDPMQTSMGFINREPVLSSHGAMGQPRQGQGRRGAPGGFGGGAGHGNFGAGSGFGGGRGGNRTGGRDVDGNRAPGGAAGKRAGGSNANGNRRSGPGNGGNANPNSNRAGGNSRGGQRGTPRNRTRGH, translated from the coding sequence TTGACTGATATCCACGACACCGATTCGACCGACGCGTCCGAATCCGCTCGCCGCGCGTCCTCCGCGCGCGACGACGACACGCGTGCTTCGCAGGTCGAAGGCGAAGCACAGGGCGGCGAGGGCGAAGAGCGTCCGCGCCGTGGTCTGCGCCGCGGGCCGCGCAGCCTGATCGCGCGCCGCCGCGCGGGCGCGAAGGCCAAGGCCGCCGAAGGCGCGGAGGGCGCCGACGCGTCCGCAGCGCCTGCCGCCGAGCCGCAAGCCGCGCCCGAGCGCGCCCCGCGCAAGGAAAGCGGCGCGAAGAAGCCGGGCCGCCGTCAGAATTCAGGCGGCGCCGGGCAGGGCGAGCGTCAAGGCGAGCGCCAGGGTGAGCGTCAACAGGGCGCGGCTAAGCGCCAGAAGGGCCAGGGCCGCGGTGAAGGCCAGCCGGCTGCCGCCACGGGCGAGTCCACGCAGGACGATCTGTTCCTCTACGTGACTTCGCCGGCGTTCGACGCCGACAACGGCGCCGGTTCGGGCGTGCGCGCACCGATGCTGCGCCGCGGCCGCGCCCAGCAGCCCAAGCGCGTGCTGAGCCCCGACGACGACGCGCCGAAACTGCATAAGGTGCTGGCGGATGCGGGCATGGGCTCGCGCCGCGACATGGAGGAGCTGATCATCGCCGGGCGCGTCTCGGTGAACGGCGAGCCCGCGCACATTGGCCAGCGCATTCTGCCGACCGACCAGGTCCGCATCAACGGCAAGCCCATCAAGCGCAAGCTGCAGAACAAGCCGCCGCGCGTGCTGATCTACCACAAGCCGACCGGCGAAATCGTGAGCCACGCCGATCCGGAAGGCCGCCCGTCGGTGTTCGACCGCCTGCCGCCGATGAAAACGGCGAAGTGGCTCGCGGTCGGCCGTCTGGACTTCAACACCGAAGGTCTGCTGATGCTGACGACCTCGGGCGATCTGGCAAACCGCTTCATGCACCCGCGCTATAGCGTGGAGCGCGAGTACGCGGTGCGCGTGGTCGGCGAACTGAGCGAGGGGATGCGCCAGAAGCTGCTCAAGGGCGTCGAACTCGAAGATGGTCCCGCGAGCTTCCTGCGCATCCGCGACGGCGGCGGCGAAGGCACGAATCATTGGTATCACGTCGCGCTGGCCGAAGGCCGTAACCGCGAAGTGCGGCGTATGTTCGAGGCGGCAGGCCTGATGGTGAGCCGCCTGATCCGGACGCGCCACGGCCCGATTGCGCTGCCCAAGGGCCTCAAGCGCGGCCGCTGGGAAGAGCTCGAAGACAACCAGGTGCGCGCGCTGATGGCAGCGGTCGGTCTGAAGGCGCCGAGCGAAGAGAAGGGCGGTCGCGGCGGCAAGGAGCAGGAGCGTCGCCAGCCCGATCCGATGCAGACGTCCATGGGCTTCATCAACCGCGAGCCGGTTCTGAGCTCGCACGGGGCGATGGGTCAGCCGCGTCAGGGTCAAGGACGGCGCGGTGCGCCGGGCGGCTTCGGCGGCGGTGCGGGTCACGGCAACTTCGGCGCGGGCTCCGGCTTCGGCGGCGGCCGTGGCGGCAACCGTACGGGCGGCCGCGATGTGGACGGCAACCGTGCGCCGGGCGGCGCGGCGGGCAAGCGTGCGGGCGGCAGCAATGCCAACGGCAATCGTCGCAGCGGACCGGGCAACGGCGGCAATGCCAACCCCAATAGCAACCGCGCAGGCGGCAATAGCCGCGGCGGCCAGCGTGGCACGCCGCGCAACCGCACACGCGGCCACTAA
- a CDS encoding pyridoxal phosphate-dependent aminotransferase, whose product MSDLDPSVSLPREAVRALRSSQIREVANAGFGVPDVLPFWFGESDRVTPPFIREAAAEALGRGDTFYTHNLGIAPLRESLARYVSGLHGATPVDNLAVTSAGVNALMLAAQLVVGAGDRVVAVTPLWPNLVEIPKILGATVETVSLSYGERGWTLDLDRLLAALTPDTRLLMINSPNNPTGWVMMREQQLAVLEHCRRLGIWVVADEVYERLYYGDASERTAPSFLDIASREERLICVNSFSKAWLMTGWRLGWMVVPRSLTDDLSKLVEYNTSCAPSFVQQAGIAAVEHGEPFTRALVADLRASRDHLAAALATLPGVDVKVPHGAMYLFFRLAGAQNSLELCKALVRDAGLGLAPGSAFGPQGEGFVRWCYACDPARLDAGVERLARYLEAVGAH is encoded by the coding sequence ATGAGCGATCTCGATCCGTCAGTCTCTCTGCCGCGCGAAGCGGTGCGTGCGTTGCGCTCGTCGCAGATCCGCGAAGTGGCGAACGCCGGGTTCGGCGTGCCCGACGTGCTGCCGTTCTGGTTCGGCGAGTCCGACCGCGTGACGCCGCCGTTCATCCGCGAGGCCGCCGCCGAGGCGCTCGGGCGCGGCGACACGTTCTATACGCACAACCTCGGCATCGCGCCGCTGCGCGAATCGCTCGCACGCTACGTGAGCGGGCTGCACGGCGCGACGCCGGTGGACAACCTCGCGGTGACGAGCGCCGGTGTCAATGCGCTGATGCTGGCGGCGCAGCTCGTCGTGGGGGCGGGCGACCGGGTGGTGGCGGTGACGCCGCTGTGGCCGAACCTCGTCGAAATCCCGAAGATTCTCGGCGCCACGGTCGAGACGGTCTCGCTCAGCTACGGGGAGCGAGGCTGGACGCTCGATCTCGACCGGCTGCTGGCGGCGCTTACGCCCGATACGCGCCTGCTCATGATCAACTCGCCGAACAATCCGACGGGCTGGGTCATGATGCGCGAGCAGCAGCTTGCTGTGCTCGAGCATTGCCGGCGCCTCGGCATCTGGGTCGTGGCCGACGAGGTCTACGAGCGTCTTTATTACGGCGACGCCAGCGAGCGCACCGCGCCCTCGTTCCTCGACATCGCGTCGCGCGAGGAGCGGCTGATCTGCGTGAATTCGTTCTCGAAGGCTTGGCTCATGACCGGCTGGCGGCTCGGCTGGATGGTTGTGCCGCGTAGCTTGACCGACGATCTGAGCAAACTGGTCGAGTACAACACCTCGTGCGCGCCTTCATTCGTGCAGCAGGCGGGCATTGCCGCGGTCGAGCACGGCGAGCCGTTCACGCGCGCGCTTGTGGCCGATCTGCGCGCCTCGCGCGACCACCTCGCCGCCGCGCTTGCGACGCTGCCCGGCGTCGACGTGAAAGTGCCGCATGGCGCGATGTACCTGTTTTTCCGGCTGGCTGGCGCGCAGAACAGCCTTGAGCTGTGCAAGGCGCTGGTGCGCGACGCCGGACTCGGGCTCGCGCCGGGCAGCGCGTTCGGACCGCAAGGCGAGGGCTTCGTGCGCTGGTGCTACGCGTGCGACCCGGCGCGGCTCGACGCGGGCGTCGAGCGGCTCGCGCGTTACCTGGAAGCGGTGGGGGCGCATTAA
- the nusA gene encoding transcription termination factor NusA, translated as MSREVLMLVDALAREKNVDKDVVFAALEAALASASKKLFDEDADIRVHIDRESGEHETFRRWRVVPDEAGLQEPDQEILLFEAREQDPEAQIDGFVEQPVPSVEFGRIGAQAAKQVILQKVRDAEREQILNDFLERGESIMTGTVKRMDKGNFIVESGRVEALLRRDQLIPKENLRVGDRVRAWIGKVDRTARGPQIELSRTAPEFLMKLFEMEVPEIEQGLLEIKAAARDPGVRAKIGVVAYDKRIDPIGTCVGIRGSRVQAVRNELGGENVDIVLWSEDPAQFVIGALAPAAVQSIVVDEEKHSMDVVVDESELAVAIGRSGQNVRLASELTGWQINIMTPDESAQKQNQERTVLRDLFMARLDVDEEVADILIDEGFTSLEEIAYVPLNEMLEIEAFDEDTVHELRNRARDALLTQAIANEEKVESAALDLKSLDGIDPDLLAKLAQHEVHTRDELAELAVDELVEMTGMEEDAAKALIMKAREHWFQ; from the coding sequence ATGAGTCGCGAAGTGTTGATGCTGGTGGATGCGCTGGCACGCGAGAAGAATGTCGACAAGGACGTGGTGTTCGCCGCCCTTGAAGCGGCGCTTGCGTCAGCCTCCAAGAAACTCTTCGACGAGGATGCGGATATCCGCGTGCATATCGATCGCGAAAGCGGCGAACACGAAACGTTCCGCCGCTGGCGCGTCGTGCCCGACGAGGCGGGCCTGCAGGAGCCGGACCAGGAAATCCTGCTGTTCGAAGCACGCGAGCAGGATCCGGAAGCGCAGATCGACGGTTTCGTCGAGCAGCCGGTGCCTTCGGTCGAGTTCGGCCGCATCGGCGCGCAGGCCGCCAAGCAGGTCATCCTGCAGAAGGTGCGCGACGCCGAGCGCGAGCAGATCCTGAACGACTTCCTCGAGCGCGGCGAAAGCATCATGACCGGTACGGTCAAGCGCATGGACAAGGGCAACTTCATCGTCGAATCCGGTCGTGTGGAAGCGCTGCTGCGCCGCGATCAGCTGATTCCGAAGGAAAACCTGCGCGTGGGCGACCGCGTGCGCGCCTGGATCGGCAAGGTCGACCGCACCGCGCGCGGCCCGCAGATCGAACTCTCGCGCACGGCGCCCGAGTTCCTGATGAAGCTGTTCGAAATGGAAGTGCCTGAAATCGAGCAAGGCCTGCTCGAAATCAAGGCGGCGGCGCGCGATCCGGGTGTACGCGCCAAGATCGGCGTGGTGGCCTACGACAAGCGCATCGACCCGATCGGCACCTGCGTCGGCATCCGCGGCTCGCGCGTGCAGGCTGTGCGCAACGAGCTCGGTGGCGAAAACGTCGACATCGTGCTATGGTCGGAAGATCCCGCCCAGTTCGTGATCGGCGCGCTCGCGCCGGCTGCCGTGCAGTCGATCGTCGTCGACGAGGAAAAGCACTCGATGGACGTCGTGGTCGACGAGAGCGAACTCGCGGTCGCGATTGGCCGTAGTGGCCAGAACGTGCGTCTCGCCAGCGAACTGACCGGCTGGCAAATCAATATCATGACGCCGGATGAATCCGCGCAAAAGCAGAATCAGGAGCGCACGGTGCTGCGCGACCTGTTCATGGCGCGTCTCGACGTGGATGAAGAAGTCGCCGACATCCTGATCGACGAAGGCTTCACGAGCCTCGAAGAGATCGCCTACGTGCCGCTCAACGAAATGCTGGAAATCGAGGCGTTCGACGAGGACACCGTGCACGAGCTGCGCAACCGCGCTCGCGACGCACTGCTCACGCAGGCTATCGCGAACGAGGAGAAGGTGGAAAGCGCCGCGCTGGACCTGAAGAGTCTGGACGGTATCGACCCGGACCTGCTCGCGAAACTGGCGCAGCATGAAGTTCACACCCGCGACGAGCTCGCCGAGCTGGCCGTGGACGAGCTGGTCGAAATGACGGGAATGGAAGAGGACGCCGCCAAGGCGTTGATCATGAAGGCACGTGAGCACTGGTTCCAGTGA